In a genomic window of Tachysurus vachellii isolate PV-2020 chromosome 13, HZAU_Pvac_v1, whole genome shotgun sequence:
- the tmco6 gene encoding transmembrane and coiled-coil domain-containing protein 6 isoform X1 → MWRLKAVRHKSSVSVKDLEEFKQKRREHEKVLRQTRRDRQLVSKRLLLNDEEQENDLMETDCTPFSQDQIREMLHNVQHGGEEKAAHLVMLRKALRDPQTHPIFTKRENSMYVLVGQLSGHNAQCQLEAVRCLYELSNSPHPGVGQSCLSATPYLLTYLSSPSAKLTELCLYTLGNLWPEGAVVKEKLLVQGIVPALANCIQNQRCKLAVMEAVGFTLSQLLQDKDAADKVIPMVMSSGFVPYLISLLTPDPEFGMGAAIECAWCLHYIVSRTNDASTLITEGLLSQCSNLLITLGGAVAEVSTNDGMELLIWPLLRCLGNMLASGVCEAAGCTVGIEDVRLLAALCVFSQTYLTSHCALSRESLWVLNNLTAGSPMFCSAVLFLKMVPSLLQLLPFANGINTMVLRILGNIAHNGPGYCIQLMQAGLLSVLCATLKMADPDIVTLSLEVLHLLIANSPQVAEEFIRLDGIPLLEAIQYNNEDEQRLRASYILDHYLHAH, encoded by the exons ATGTGGCGACTGAAAGCAGTGCGACACAAATCGAGTGTCTCTGTAAAAGATTTGGAGGAGTttaaacagaagagaagagaacatgAAAAAG TCCTGAGACAGAccaggagagacagacagctggTCAGTAAAAGGCTTCTGTTAAATGATGAGGAGCAGGAAAATGACCTGATGGAAACAGACTGTACTCCTTTTTCTCAAGATCAG attcgAGAGATGTTGCACAATGTGCAGCATGGTGGAGAAGAGAAAGCTGCTCATCTGGTGATGCTGAGAAAGGCACTAAGAGACCCTCAGACTCACCCCATCTTCACTAA gcgGGAGAACAGCATGTATGTGCTGGTTGGGCAGCTCAGCGGACACAATGCTCAGTGCCAGCTGGAGGCAGTGAGGTGTCTTTATGAGCTGTCCAACTCTCCTCACCCTGGTGTGGGCCAGTCATGCTTGTCTGCAACCCCATATCTTCTCACATATCTGTCCAGCCCAAGTGCCAAACTGACA GAGCTTTGCCTGTACACATTAGGCAATCTGTGGCCAGAGGGTGCGGTAGTAAAAGAGAAGCTGCTGGTCCAGGGGATAGTGCCTGCTCTGGCTAACTGCATCCAG AATCAAAGATGTAAGCTGGCAGTGATGGAGGCAGTGGGCTTTACATTGTCACAGCTGCTTCAGGATAAAGATGCTGCAGACAAAGTTATCCC gaTGGTCATGTCCTCTGGTTTCGTCCCTTATTTAATTTCGCTTCTGACTCCAGATCCAGAGTTTGGTATGGGAGCTGCAATCGAATGTGCCTGGTGTTTACATTACATAGTATCACg TACTAATGATGCCTCCACCTTGATAACAGAAGGACTCCTTTCACAGTGCAGTAACCTGCTGATTACACTAGGAGGGGCTGTTGCTGAAGTAAGCACTAATGATGGCATGGAATTG CTGATCTGGCCCTTGCTGCGCTGCCTGGGTAACATGTTGGCCAGCGGGGTGTGCGAGGCTGCAGGATGCACAGTGGGAATAGAGGATGTCCGTCTCTtagctgctctgtgtgtgttcagccaGACTTACTTAACCTCCCACTGTGCTCTGAGCAGGGAGAGCCTGTGGGTCCTGAACAATCTCACAG CTGGTTCACCAATGTTTTGTTCAGCTGTGCTGTTCTTGAAGATGGTACCATCTCTTCTCCAGCTTTTACCCTTTGCAAATGGAATCAATACCatg GTGTTAAGAATTCTGGGTAACATTGCTCACAATGGTCCAGGATACTGTATTCAGCTGATGCAAGCAGGTCTACTCTCTGTCCTTTGTGCCACACTCAAAATGGCTGACCCAGACATAGTAACACTGAGCCTAGAGGTGCTGCATTTGCTCATAGCTAATAGCCcacag GTAGCTGAAGAGTTTATCAGGCTGGATGGCATTCCTCTATTGGAAGCAATTCAATATAACAATGAAGATGAGCAACGTCTTCGGGCATCTTACATCTTAGACCACTACCTTCACGCTCACTAA
- the dnajc4 gene encoding dnaJ homolog subfamily C member 4 isoform X2, producing the protein MNVSMIQMEAPLRLCHNCLFFYKLPQRFLSLSSTHRSPASYYDVLGVKADASLDEIKNAFFDKSKKLHPDSDPSNPVLHSQFVKLNEAYRVLSKEGTRKDYDLRMRYHNLDQSFRPSSRYTHNPSTAETTENMHYWEQFRSTQEFSEDDWQNKRKKNLRLVGYCLVAMLLSIGAHYFGFRKLEELHNDFMGKKKRYMEISIVNLWISGGQFYAAKALNQSFWYHSSRTVCSF; encoded by the exons ATGAATGTTAGCATGATACAGATGGAGGCCCCACTGCGGCTCTGTCACAACTGTCTGTTTTTCTATAAGCTTCCACAGCGCTTCCTGTCACTTTCTTCTACTCACAG GTCACCTGCAAGTTACTACGATGTTCTAGGGGTTAAGGCTGATGCATCACTGGATGAAATAAAGAATGCATTTTTTGACAAGTCCAAAAAG ctTCACCCTGACAGTGACCCGTCTAACCCGGTCCTCCATAGTCAGTTTGTTAAGCTAAATGAAGCTTACCGGGTGTTGAGCAAAGAAGGAACCAGGAAGGATTATGACCTCCGAATGAGATATCATAATTTGGACCAGAGTTTTAGACCCTCctccagatacacacacaaccccag CACTGCTGAGACGACTGAGAACATGCACTACTGGGAGCAGTTTCGGAGTACCCAGGAATTCTCTGAGGATGACTGGCagaataagaggaagaagaatcTGCGGCTGGTGGGCTACTGCCTCGTCGCCATGCTTCTGAGTATCGGTGCTCATTACTTTGGGTTCAG AAAGCTGGAGGAACTACATAATGACTtcatgggcaaaaaaaaaagatatatggAAATATCCATAGTTAACCTCTGGATTTCTGGTGGTCAATTTTATGCAGCTAAAGCATTAAACCAAAGCTTTTGGTATCATTCATCAAGAACAGtttgcagtttttaa
- the dnajc4 gene encoding dnaJ homolog subfamily C member 4 isoform X1 yields the protein MNVSMIQMEAPLRLCHNCLFFYKLPQRFLSLSSTHRSPASYYDVLGVKADASLDEIKNAFFDKSKKLHPDSDPSNPVLHSQFVKLNEAYRVLSKEGTRKDYDLRMRYHNLDQSFRPSSRYTHNPSTAETTENMHYWEQFRSTQEFSEDDWQNKRKKNLRLVGYCLVAMLLSIGAHYFGFRKLEEIHNDFMDKKDNAITKIYNESKERARVNGFKKQQEILRQKHAEFLERYKIRPSGKEK from the exons ATGAATGTTAGCATGATACAGATGGAGGCCCCACTGCGGCTCTGTCACAACTGTCTGTTTTTCTATAAGCTTCCACAGCGCTTCCTGTCACTTTCTTCTACTCACAG GTCACCTGCAAGTTACTACGATGTTCTAGGGGTTAAGGCTGATGCATCACTGGATGAAATAAAGAATGCATTTTTTGACAAGTCCAAAAAG ctTCACCCTGACAGTGACCCGTCTAACCCGGTCCTCCATAGTCAGTTTGTTAAGCTAAATGAAGCTTACCGGGTGTTGAGCAAAGAAGGAACCAGGAAGGATTATGACCTCCGAATGAGATATCATAATTTGGACCAGAGTTTTAGACCCTCctccagatacacacacaaccccag CACTGCTGAGACGACTGAGAACATGCACTACTGGGAGCAGTTTCGGAGTACCCAGGAATTCTCTGAGGATGACTGGCagaataagaggaagaagaatcTGCGGCTGGTGGGCTACTGCCTCGTCGCCATGCTTCTGAGTATCGGTGCTCATTACTTTGGGTTCAG aaagcTGGAGGAAATACATAATGACTTCATGGACAAAAAAGATAATGCCATCACTAAAATCTATAACGAGTCCAAAGAAAGAGCCAG GGTGAATGGATTTAAGAAGCAACAGGAGATCCTGAGACAGAAACATGCAGAATTTCTGGAGAGATACAAGATTCGTCCAAGCGGCAAAGAGAAGTAA
- the tmco6 gene encoding transmembrane and coiled-coil domain-containing protein 6 isoform X2, with protein sequence METDCTPFSQDQIREMLHNVQHGGEEKAAHLVMLRKALRDPQTHPIFTKRENSMYVLVGQLSGHNAQCQLEAVRCLYELSNSPHPGVGQSCLSATPYLLTYLSSPSAKLTELCLYTLGNLWPEGAVVKEKLLVQGIVPALANCIQNQRCKLAVMEAVGFTLSQLLQDKDAADKVIPMVMSSGFVPYLISLLTPDPEFGMGAAIECAWCLHYIVSRTNDASTLITEGLLSQCSNLLITLGGAVAEVSTNDGMELLIWPLLRCLGNMLASGVCEAAGCTVGIEDVRLLAALCVFSQTYLTSHCALSRESLWVLNNLTAGSPMFCSAVLFLKMVPSLLQLLPFANGINTMVLRILGNIAHNGPGYCIQLMQAGLLSVLCATLKMADPDIVTLSLEVLHLLIANSPQVAEEFIRLDGIPLLEAIQYNNEDEQRLRASYILDHYLHAH encoded by the exons ATGGAAACAGACTGTACTCCTTTTTCTCAAGATCAG attcgAGAGATGTTGCACAATGTGCAGCATGGTGGAGAAGAGAAAGCTGCTCATCTGGTGATGCTGAGAAAGGCACTAAGAGACCCTCAGACTCACCCCATCTTCACTAA gcgGGAGAACAGCATGTATGTGCTGGTTGGGCAGCTCAGCGGACACAATGCTCAGTGCCAGCTGGAGGCAGTGAGGTGTCTTTATGAGCTGTCCAACTCTCCTCACCCTGGTGTGGGCCAGTCATGCTTGTCTGCAACCCCATATCTTCTCACATATCTGTCCAGCCCAAGTGCCAAACTGACA GAGCTTTGCCTGTACACATTAGGCAATCTGTGGCCAGAGGGTGCGGTAGTAAAAGAGAAGCTGCTGGTCCAGGGGATAGTGCCTGCTCTGGCTAACTGCATCCAG AATCAAAGATGTAAGCTGGCAGTGATGGAGGCAGTGGGCTTTACATTGTCACAGCTGCTTCAGGATAAAGATGCTGCAGACAAAGTTATCCC gaTGGTCATGTCCTCTGGTTTCGTCCCTTATTTAATTTCGCTTCTGACTCCAGATCCAGAGTTTGGTATGGGAGCTGCAATCGAATGTGCCTGGTGTTTACATTACATAGTATCACg TACTAATGATGCCTCCACCTTGATAACAGAAGGACTCCTTTCACAGTGCAGTAACCTGCTGATTACACTAGGAGGGGCTGTTGCTGAAGTAAGCACTAATGATGGCATGGAATTG CTGATCTGGCCCTTGCTGCGCTGCCTGGGTAACATGTTGGCCAGCGGGGTGTGCGAGGCTGCAGGATGCACAGTGGGAATAGAGGATGTCCGTCTCTtagctgctctgtgtgtgttcagccaGACTTACTTAACCTCCCACTGTGCTCTGAGCAGGGAGAGCCTGTGGGTCCTGAACAATCTCACAG CTGGTTCACCAATGTTTTGTTCAGCTGTGCTGTTCTTGAAGATGGTACCATCTCTTCTCCAGCTTTTACCCTTTGCAAATGGAATCAATACCatg GTGTTAAGAATTCTGGGTAACATTGCTCACAATGGTCCAGGATACTGTATTCAGCTGATGCAAGCAGGTCTACTCTCTGTCCTTTGTGCCACACTCAAAATGGCTGACCCAGACATAGTAACACTGAGCCTAGAGGTGCTGCATTTGCTCATAGCTAATAGCCcacag GTAGCTGAAGAGTTTATCAGGCTGGATGGCATTCCTCTATTGGAAGCAATTCAATATAACAATGAAGATGAGCAACGTCTTCGGGCATCTTACATCTTAGACCACTACCTTCACGCTCACTAA